A section of the Brevinema andersonii genome encodes:
- a CDS encoding FGGY family carbohydrate kinase — protein sequence MPYLFIDFGASRIKTAIFTNGQYIQIQNFTPVAKELRASHYYEISLQKIQDLFQEILNTYHNFSIKKFFICSEMHGFALCDCNNNFLTNYISWQDNRAADVVGNISTYEWARKRLPTFREKTGMNIKNGLPAINLLHLLRTQDLPKKIKIISLPEIIIGSKIHNTLLAGLGIWDIYQNQPYEEFFRLCNELGYEITTNMPTSAIEIVGSIHNISIYTPVGDNQCALLGSGVKKNDVIFNLGTGSQVAQISELDPYASIEQRPYFNNENLSIITHIPSGRVLNQFIGFIQECINIGNSYKNAWDLFQTLNLGSLETATLDINLAIFEGAYKRERERERERESKHFKYKRIFFYSAKLLQFFTKMLH from the coding sequence ATGCCCTATCTGTTTATTGATTTTGGTGCTTCACGTATTAAGACAGCAATTTTTACAAATGGACAATATATTCAAATACAAAACTTTACTCCCGTAGCTAAAGAATTAAGGGCTTCTCATTATTATGAAATTTCACTACAAAAAATTCAGGATTTATTTCAAGAAATCCTGAATACTTATCATAATTTCTCCATTAAAAAATTTTTTATTTGCTCGGAAATGCATGGATTTGCTTTATGCGACTGTAATAATAATTTTCTTACTAATTATATCAGTTGGCAGGACAACAGGGCAGCAGATGTAGTAGGAAACATTTCTACGTATGAATGGGCACGTAAAAGATTGCCAACATTCAGAGAAAAAACCGGAATGAACATTAAAAACGGACTTCCGGCAATCAATCTTTTACATTTATTACGTACACAGGATCTTCCTAAAAAAATAAAAATAATTTCTTTACCGGAAATTATTATAGGTTCGAAAATACACAATACTTTATTGGCAGGTTTAGGAATTTGGGATATTTACCAAAACCAGCCTTATGAAGAATTTTTTCGACTCTGTAATGAGTTAGGATACGAAATCACTACTAACATGCCAACATCTGCTATAGAAATTGTTGGCAGTATCCATAACATTTCAATATATACACCAGTAGGCGATAATCAATGCGCTCTGTTAGGAAGTGGGGTGAAAAAAAATGATGTTATTTTCAATTTAGGAACCGGGTCACAAGTAGCACAAATATCAGAATTAGATCCATACGCATCTATAGAACAACGCCCCTATTTTAATAATGAGAATTTATCAATTATCACGCATATTCCGTCAGGACGTGTACTGAATCAGTTTATTGGATTTATCCAAGAGTGTATAAATATAGGAAATTCATACAAAAACGCATGGGATTTATTTCAAACATTAAATTTAGGATCGTTGGAAACTGCAACGTTAGATATTAATCTTGCGATCTTTGAAGGAGCATACAAGAGAGAGAGAGAGAGAGAGAGAGAGAGAGAGAGCAAGCATTTTAAATATAAACGAATATTCTTTTACTCTGCAAAATTATTACAGTTCTTTACTAAAATGCTACATTAA